gttagtaaaatgtgaaaaatacagcacCTGTGTACCTACCATCTACTTAAGAGAGAAAACAATTCCCAGCAGCACTAACAGCCTTGTGTCAACCTCCTTGACCTAGCCTTTCCGCCCTAGAGAAAActgtcctgaattttgtgtttactcttccctcatttttagctacagttgtttttaaacatatacccTATGCAATACATTGTTTGAGCTTGTTTCAGAATGGTTCCGTGAGTGGAATTGTATCccattcttttgatgtttttaaaaatcatgagaagtCGATCTATACTAATGTGTGTAGCTCACTtatctttcactattgagtattccactctcttcatatcctgctgtattaattctgttgcaggacatttgggctgtttccagcatTCTGCTGTCAAGTTAtttttgctataaacattctcatAGTTGTTTCTTAGAACATGTGTGTTTCTCCAGGGTATATACCTGGGAAGGGGACGGCTAAGTCTAGATGAGAGTGCTTGCTGTTCTGATTGCTAGCCAATACTGCTGCCCGTGTTTCTGTCCACTGAATAGCCCGAGGGGACAGGAGTCCTGCTCTTGCTTTGTTTACAGACCTTCAGGGGGAATAAGCGTTTATGAAAAGAATAGGGGGATAGTGAAGGAGAGCTTCCTAGGCCATAGTCTGACTTTCAGCCATGGCCCCGGGGggcaaagccagaaaggagtggaggcCAGGTGGAGCACTGCTGTTGGCGCTGAGCATGTGTGTGAGGTGGGGCTGCCCTTGACTGGACACTGGGTCTCAGACTGTGGCACAGCTGACATCACAGAATCCACTGTGAGGCCACGGCTGGGCTTCAGGACctagaaattcagagagaacACTGCATGCATTCTCAGATTGTatggttctttatttaaattgcagTAAGGAAGCTGAAATGGGCTCTCCAGGGGTATTTCGCTGAGCCCTGGTCCCCTTTGCAGCTTCCAGCTCTAGGTCCTATTGATGGGCTTCAATGGTCACTGGCTCCATGGCCTCAGATGTCACACCACCAGTGAtttccagcccctggccactCTCTGCTGTCTCTATGATGGCCTCCATTCGGGTCCCTTCCACTGCCTTCGCCAGGATGTTCACACCTTTATCGCGTGATGAGCCCGCTGTCTTTCTAGTAAGACTGGCTCTGATATTCCTGAAGAAGGAGCTGATCCTGCTGAATCTCTTGGTGGCGGAAGCTGAACTCGCTGTAGATAAGCTCCTGCCCGGTTTGTGCGAGGTCCTGGGCTCGTTGGTGATGGGAGCACGGCTGACGCCTTTGTGACCAGTGCCCTGCTCGCTGCCCCCCGGGCTGCCGTGGCCTTTCTCCTTCTGGTCGTCTCTAGTGGCTCTACGGCCGCCTGAGCACCGGCCAGCTGCTTTTTGGATTACCTTGTTCCCCGCTGCCTTGTGGTGGCTTTCCACTGAACCGCAGAGCGAGGGGCTCCTaagagctctctcctcttcccactgctccctgctctcccttcttcccttgcggGCCTGGGACACCCTCTGTGAGCTGCCATCCTGTTCACTCACTTGGCCTTCCTGTGGCAAGGTTGAGATGAGGGACCCCTCGTCCTCCTTGTTGGCTCTTCCTCTGACAGTCTCACTGGTAGGTTCTGCTCCGACCGCAGTCCTGCCGgcctctggggagaggctggtggaCGTGCTGGAAGCATACTGTGAATTGTCCGCAGCACCTGCCAGGGCCGTTTTCCTGCTCCTCAGGGATGTTCCAGcagtgcccccagtggctatatTGGTTTTGCTTCCTCCTGGACCGTCGCTGGCTGTGGCCGCCGTGGCGGTGCTCTGCTCTTCAGGGGCAGGAGACCTGATCACTGCCACGCTCAAAGCACCCGCTGCGGTGCCTCCTGCCACCCATGCTGTCTCCACCTTTGTCGTTGCCCCCGATGCTGACTCTTTGTCAAGCACCGTAGGCTTTGCTTTTGCAGTGGCCACATCGGGCACGGTAGCGGGCTTGTGGGAGTCCAGTtggatcccctcccccccagcaaacGCTGCAGACGTGGCCCCGGCCACCTCAGAGCGCATGTGGAGGCTCCTGATGCTGACCTGGTCCTGATCCCACTCTCCTTGGaaatcctcccctgccgggctccGCCCGTCCTCCTCCTCGAACACAGGCATGCCGATCATGTCCCCGGCTGGAATGGCATAGGTGCTGCTGTGACTGTCCACTGGTGGTCGCAGGAGGTAAATCAGCTTTTCCCAGTAGGCAAAGAGGTCTTCCTGCGCGTCCAGAGGGGGACACAGCTGCAGGTAGCAGGAGCGGCCAGTGGCAAACTTCACGCGCAGCTGTTGTTTCTCACGATTGTGAGCGGAGATCCTCACGAACTTCAAGGGAAGGAGCCTGGTGAGCTCTAAGGTCTTTGCAGCCTTGTGGCTCTTCCCCTTGGTGGCCTGGCTGCGCTCAGCGTGCTCTTCACAGCCGGTGGCCCATCGGGCCAGCAGCATGATGTCTGGGAGTGGGAGGACGGGGCTGCTGGATGCGATGCCCACGGTCACCATGCAGACACAGTTGTGCACGTCGATCACGTCTCCCCTCTTCGTGATCTGGATAAAGTCGCTCTCGAATATCGGTGCGTACCTGAATATGTCGTATTCGCCCTTGTGCAGTTGCTGCTGCAGCTTCCCCACGGTGGTGTTGAACAGGCCCACCCCGGTGCTGCTCTGGGCCGTGTGATACGGGAGCAGAGAGTCCCCAGTCATGGCTGTCTTTGATCACGACAGGCAGCGCGGTGAAGGCgggcccctggctcttccctccctcGGCTTCGTTGGCAGAAGAGCGAGCTGCGGTGCTCCTGCCTCCTGCGTCACACAAGCAGCCCTACGGCAGGTTTTCCAAGCCCACCCCACCGGCCCCCACCTTTGCCTCAGGGtctcccagaggcaggggtgtgggtaGGGGCACAGATGATCACAGCGGGGACGCTGTAGGGCGCCTGGACCCCAGGCTAAATCTCTTCAAGTTGTCGAGAGGTATGGTaggctccccctctgcctcacctcacttctgcttctggattttttatcTCCCCAAGAGGCCGTCAACTTCAGTCCTAGTGAGAGAAGTAACCACTTTCTCAGCCTAACCCCCTGGCACAGCCTATTTATCCTCTGATGCCCTTTGTGACCTATCACTGTCACACAGCCCTTTGCCTCAtcgcccagctgccccctcagggcagggcccccatcctctcccaaacACCCCATTGCCCCCGCGGAGGACAGGCCCATCCTGCCAGGGACTCAGGTgggtaccaaaataaaaatgtcttcaactgggaaaattttgtgtgggtcctttttcttttcctcccccaaattcagctactggatgaaatctataggaatgtaagatgatGGGATAAACTTGAACCATTTAAGCTCATGGTTTAATTGTATCGAATAACGTAGAGTTGGCAGTTGCGACCCTTAGTCTGTCCTTTCATAAAATCCCAGTAAACGTTGAcaatggtgatttttaataataacattaaaaattgcttCTCCTAGGCACCATGCTGCGTTCTTCACGTATGTTTGTAAGACTCCACTGAGTTTGGTACTGTTAACTACTGttcccagtttacaggtgaagaaattgaggttgtaTCTCCTGTTTAAATTCCCAGAGCTAATGGTAGCAGAGGCACTATTTGAATGTAGGTCTACCTGATTCTAAAGCCTTTGTTCTGAACCACTGCAGTACTTAGCCTCACAAAGAAAGCTTGGCCCagccaaatgttttcaaactggaCTGATTTAACTACCTTTAAGAACACCTATTTGGTGCATTATTAAAAGTTGCGTAATTAATTCTATGTGTGTATAACCAAAAACAAGTGTTCTTGTACTTtaccttaaataaatgtaatttaaagatgccgagcctttctgacatcacttttgtgcatacataaaagtgaaaaaaaaaaaagtgaaaaaaagagaaaggcattggCAATAACTTCATCACAACTGCCACGGCGATTGTAGGACCATCCTCATTTCAGagttagtaaaatgtgaaaaatacagcacCTGTGTACCTACCATCTTGCTTAAGAGACAAAACAATTCCCAGCAGCACTAACAGCCTTGTGTCAACCTCCTTGACCTAGCCTTTCCACCCTAGAGAAAActgtcctgaattttgtgtttactcttccctcatttttagctacagttgtttttaaacatatacccTATGCAATACATTGTTTGAGCTTGTTTCAGAATGGTTCCGTGAGTGGAATTGTATCccattcttttgatgtttttaaaaatcatgagaagtCGATCTATACTAATGTGTGTAGCTCACTtatctttcactattgagtattccactctcttcatatcctgctgtattaattctgttgctggacatttgggctgtttccagcatTCTGCTGTCAAGTTAtttttgctataaacattctcatAGTTGTTTCTTAGAACATGTGTGTTTCTCCAGGGTATATACCTGGGAAGGGGACGGCTAAGTCTAGATGAGAGTGCTTGCTGTTCTGATTGCTAGCCAATACTGCTGCCCGTGTTTCTGTCCACTGAATAGCCCGAGGGGACAGGAGTCCTGCTCTTGCTTTGTTTACAGACCTTCAGGGGGAATAAGCGTTTATGAAAAGAATAGGGGGATAGTGAAGGAGAGCTTCCTAGGCCATAGTCTGACTTTCAGCCATGGCCCCGGGGggcaaagccagaaaggagtggaggcCAGGTGGAGCACTGCTGTTGGCGCTGAGCATG
Above is a window of Balaenoptera acutorostrata chromosome 1, mBalAcu1.1, whole genome shotgun sequence DNA encoding:
- the LOC130707246 gene encoding Golgi-associated RAB2 interactor protein 4-like; amino-acid sequence: MTGDSLLPYHTAQSSTGVGLFNTTVGKLQQQLHKGEYDIFRYAPIFESDFIQITKRGDVIDVHNCVCMVTVGIASSSPVLPLPDIMLLARWATGCEEHAERSQATKGKSHKAAKTLELTRLLPLKFVRISAHNREKQQLRVKFATGRSCYLQLCPPLDAQEDLFAYWEKLIYLLRPPVDSHSSTYAIPAGDMIGMPVFEEEDGRSPAGEDFQGEWDQDQVSIRSLHMRSEVAGATSAAFAGGEGIQLDSHKPATVPDVATAKAKPTVLDKESASGATTKVETAWVAGGTAAGALSVAVIRSPAPEEQSTATAATASDGPGGSKTNIATGGTAGTSLRSRKTALAGAADNSQYASSTSTSLSPEAGRTAVGAEPTSETVRGRANKEDEGSLISTLPQEGQVSEQDGSSQRVSQARKGRRESREQWEEERALRSPSLCGSVESHHKAAGNKVIQKAAGRCSGGRRATRDDQKEKGHGSPGGSEQGTGHKGVSRAPITNEPRTSHKPGRSLSTASSASATKRFSRISSFFRNIRASLTRKTAGSSRDKGVNILAKAVEGTRMEAIIETAESGQGLEITGGVTSEAMEPVTIEAHQ